A DNA window from Anaerocolumna sp. AGMB13020 contains the following coding sequences:
- a CDS encoding response regulator transcription factor, with translation MFSILVVEDDETLNKMICAKLKQEHFKAFSAFDGEEALQIMDREYIDLIICDIMMPKMDGYELTKVLRETSYKLPILMITAKDQLEDLEKGFKAGTDDYMIKPIRMKEMILRIDALLRRAQINNDRKMAVGNAVLDYDALTVKIGEDYYEMPPKEFFLLFKLLSNPNKIFTRLELMDEIWGMDAEADERAVDSHIKKLRRKFEGYPDFEIITVRGLGYKARF, from the coding sequence ATGTTCTCTATACTGGTTGTGGAAGATGATGAAACATTAAATAAGATGATCTGCGCTAAATTGAAACAGGAGCATTTCAAAGCCTTTTCAGCCTTTGACGGAGAAGAAGCCTTGCAGATAATGGACAGGGAGTATATTGATCTGATTATCTGTGACATTATGATGCCGAAAATGGATGGATATGAGCTGACCAAAGTACTAAGAGAGACCTCCTATAAACTCCCGATTCTTATGATAACTGCCAAAGACCAGCTAGAAGATCTGGAGAAAGGCTTTAAAGCAGGGACGGATGACTATATGATTAAGCCTATTCGTATGAAAGAAATGATCCTGCGTATAGATGCTCTGCTCCGGCGTGCACAAATTAACAATGACAGGAAAATGGCCGTAGGGAATGCGGTTCTTGATTATGATGCATTAACGGTTAAGATCGGTGAGGATTATTATGAAATGCCGCCCAAAGAATTCTTTCTGCTGTTCAAACTTTTAAGTAATCCCAATAAGATTTTTACCAGACTTGAGCTGATGGATGAAATCTGGGGAATGGATGCGGAAGCGGATGAACGGGCAGTTGATTCCCATATTAAGAAACTCAGACGTAAGTTTGAAGGTTATCCGGATTTTGAAATCATAACGGTAAGAGGTTTGGGATATAAGGCCAGGTTCTAA
- a CDS encoding macrolide family glycosyltransferase: MANILFVNANLYGHINPTLPLVRELVERGNKVDYFCSKQFEEKVIAEGAVFLNYSTELDEFLAAYRPTDRHPFFLLMEYILLYAEAVLPGVLELIHRKEYDMVVCDSLFGAPYFLDQLIQIPVVSSHSSFAMSHAPVPDSMLQPGTHPQLDHCYEILNRICDKYKVPVPGLSDIFISKSQWNVVYTIPEFNGDAGLEASKYFFTGALVEKVVAEPMDDIPQKDSRPLIYISLGSVNTDFIDFYKMCLEAFKASDVFVMMSIGKKCKIEQLGDIPSNFYVGNFLPQLAILEQADVFITHAGFNSVNEALSYSVPMYAFPMVNDQHMVAKRLNDLKLGIVGQFKEISPQSLREGTEQLLREKEYKENCIRISKQLKGTEGLTLVAEKLEEVCLKR, encoded by the coding sequence ATGGCAAATATCTTATTCGTAAATGCAAATTTATATGGACACATTAACCCGACGCTTCCACTGGTAAGGGAATTGGTTGAACGGGGAAATAAGGTGGATTATTTTTGTTCCAAGCAATTTGAGGAAAAAGTAATAGCAGAAGGCGCAGTATTTCTGAATTATTCAACAGAACTGGATGAATTTCTGGCTGCCTATCGACCAACGGACAGGCATCCCTTCTTTTTGTTAATGGAATATATTCTTCTCTATGCGGAAGCAGTGCTGCCTGGAGTATTAGAACTGATTCATAGGAAAGAGTATGATATGGTAGTCTGTGATTCACTATTTGGAGCACCATATTTCTTAGACCAATTAATTCAGATACCGGTAGTAAGCTCACATTCAAGTTTTGCTATGAGTCATGCACCTGTTCCGGATTCTATGCTGCAGCCGGGTACACATCCCCAGTTGGATCACTGCTATGAGATCTTGAACAGAATCTGTGATAAATACAAAGTTCCAGTACCAGGCTTAAGTGATATCTTCATTAGTAAATCACAATGGAATGTTGTATATACCATTCCTGAGTTTAATGGAGATGCAGGACTGGAAGCGTCTAAATATTTCTTTACAGGGGCACTAGTAGAAAAGGTTGTGGCCGAACCGATGGATGATATTCCCCAAAAGGATTCCAGACCCTTGATTTATATCTCGCTCGGAAGTGTTAATACAGACTTTATCGACTTTTATAAAATGTGTCTGGAGGCATTTAAGGCCTCTGATGTTTTTGTTATGATGTCAATCGGGAAGAAATGCAAGATAGAGCAGTTGGGAGATATCCCTTCGAATTTCTATGTTGGGAATTTCCTGCCGCAATTAGCAATTTTAGAGCAAGCAGATGTTTTCATTACCCATGCCGGTTTTAACAGTGTTAATGAAGCGCTAAGCTATAGTGTACCAATGTATGCTTTTCCTATGGTCAATGATCAGCATATGGTTGCGAAGCGATTAAATGACCTGAAACTTGGCATAGTTGGACAATTCAAAGAGATATCACCGCAATCCTTAAGAGAGGGTACAGAGCAACTGTTAAGAGAGAAGGAGTACAAGGAAAATTGTATCAGAATATCAAAACAGCTTAAGGGTACGGAAGGTCTTACCTTAGTGGCAGAGAAGCTTGAGGAAGTCTGTTTGAAGCGTTAA
- a CDS encoding FAD-binding oxidoreductase yields the protein MKYKKLELNDINYIRGVIKEEERILFGEDIKEEYSHDELSDTVSYPDVVVKVKSTEEVSAIMKYAYENTIPVTPRGSGTGLVGASVAIEHGIMLDTSLMNRFLELDEDNLTITVEPGVLLMELAAYVQERDLFYPPDPGEKSATIGGNISTNAGGMRAVKYGVTRDYVRGLEVVLPDGKVVEFGGKVVKNSTGYAMKDLMVGSEGTLGIITKATLKILPLPKKAISLLIPFPSLEKAIGTVPLIIKSKAIPTAVEFMQREVIIDAEKYLGKKFPDNSADAYLLLKFDGNSTEEIEKDYENVAKICLEQGAIDILISDTTEREDSIWKARGAFLEAIKGSTSFMDEVDVVVPRSSVNEMVEYIHGLYKEVNIRIKSFGHAGDGNLHAYILKDDLSEEEWEEKMKSAMDKIYGKARELSGQVSGEHGIGYAKKSYLMEAMDPATVEIMRGIKKAFDPKNILNPHKVCQI from the coding sequence ATGAAATATAAAAAGCTGGAACTGAATGATATTAATTATATACGAGGTGTTATAAAAGAGGAAGAGAGGATTCTTTTCGGTGAAGATATAAAGGAAGAATACAGCCATGATGAATTAAGTGATACGGTCAGTTATCCGGATGTGGTAGTAAAGGTTAAATCCACCGAAGAGGTTTCTGCAATAATGAAATATGCCTATGAGAATACAATCCCTGTAACCCCCAGAGGTTCAGGTACAGGTCTGGTAGGTGCGTCTGTTGCCATTGAACATGGCATTATGCTGGATACCAGTCTTATGAACCGATTTCTGGAATTGGATGAGGATAATCTTACCATTACGGTAGAGCCGGGAGTATTGCTAATGGAACTGGCTGCCTATGTGCAGGAAAGAGATTTGTTTTACCCGCCGGATCCAGGTGAAAAATCCGCTACTATCGGTGGAAATATCAGTACAAATGCCGGCGGTATGAGAGCGGTTAAATACGGTGTGACCAGAGATTATGTAAGAGGGCTGGAGGTTGTGCTGCCCGATGGCAAGGTGGTGGAATTTGGCGGCAAGGTAGTAAAGAACAGTACCGGATATGCCATGAAGGATTTGATGGTAGGTTCGGAGGGGACGCTTGGTATTATTACCAAAGCAACCTTAAAGATTCTTCCTTTGCCGAAGAAGGCAATCAGCCTTTTGATACCCTTTCCTTCTCTGGAAAAGGCAATCGGTACCGTACCTCTGATTATTAAATCCAAAGCCATTCCCACTGCGGTTGAATTTATGCAGAGGGAAGTAATAATCGATGCAGAAAAATACCTGGGCAAAAAGTTTCCTGATAACAGTGCAGATGCCTATCTACTGCTTAAGTTTGATGGAAATTCTACGGAAGAAATCGAAAAAGACTATGAAAACGTAGCGAAAATCTGTCTGGAGCAGGGTGCCATTGATATCCTGATCTCTGATACCACAGAAAGAGAAGATTCCATCTGGAAAGCCAGAGGAGCATTTCTGGAAGCCATCAAAGGGTCCACTTCCTTTATGGATGAAGTAGATGTGGTAGTACCAAGAAGTTCCGTGAATGAAATGGTGGAATATATCCATGGCTTATATAAAGAAGTAAATATCCGAATCAAAAGCTTTGGCCATGCAGGAGATGGAAATCTTCATGCCTATATCTTAAAGGATGATTTAAGCGAAGAGGAATGGGAGGAGAAGATGAAGTCCGCCATGGATAAGATCTATGGGAAAGCCAGAGAGCTGAGTGGCCAGGTATCTGGTGAACATGGTATAGGTTATGCAAAGAAGTCCTATCTTATGGAAGCCATGGACCCGGCTACCGTAGAAATCATGAGAGGTATCAAGAAGGCGTTTGATCCAAAGAATATCTTAAATCCTCATAAGGTATGTCAGATATAA
- a CDS encoding electron transfer flavoprotein subunit alpha gives MAKLIVNQEKVGNRQELIRICPFGAIEEKDNLLQINAACKMCKLCVKKGPAGAIEYVEEAVEAIDKEQWNGIAVYVDHIDGIIHPVTYELIGKAKELAAKINHPVYAVMMGHHIQTQCEELLHYEVDKVFVYDKEELDRFKMEPYTKAFEDFVEHIKPTAILMGATPVGRQLAPRLAARLKTGLTADCTILDINENTDLVQIRPAFGGNIMAQILTPNHRPQMATVRYKVMDAPERKEEVSGEIINCVIDAKELDSKVSVIDIIAKEKEQFIEASDVLVVAGRGVKKEEDLELLKELADILGGQLACTRPVMEAGWLAAKCQVGLSGRTVRPKLIITCGVSGSVQFTAGMNNAEQIIAINKDENAPIFKTAHYCLIGDLYEILPEIIGRIKAGKPVSA, from the coding sequence ATGGCTAAGTTAATCGTAAACCAGGAAAAGGTAGGAAACAGACAGGAGCTTATCAGAATTTGTCCCTTTGGCGCAATTGAAGAGAAAGACAACTTGCTTCAGATAAATGCCGCCTGTAAGATGTGTAAGCTCTGTGTGAAAAAAGGCCCGGCAGGCGCCATTGAATATGTGGAGGAAGCGGTTGAAGCCATTGACAAGGAACAGTGGAATGGAATTGCAGTATATGTAGATCATATTGACGGGATAATTCATCCAGTGACCTATGAACTAATCGGAAAAGCAAAGGAACTGGCAGCTAAGATCAATCACCCGGTATATGCCGTAATGATGGGACATCATATACAGACCCAGTGTGAAGAATTGCTGCATTATGAAGTAGATAAGGTATTTGTTTATGATAAGGAAGAACTGGACCGCTTTAAGATGGAACCATATACCAAGGCTTTTGAGGATTTCGTTGAGCATATTAAACCTACGGCTATCTTAATGGGAGCAACACCGGTAGGAAGACAGCTGGCACCAAGGCTGGCAGCCAGATTAAAGACCGGATTAACTGCTGACTGTACAATCCTTGATATAAATGAAAATACGGATTTGGTACAGATAAGACCTGCATTTGGTGGAAATATTATGGCTCAGATCTTAACACCCAATCACAGACCTCAGATGGCTACTGTGCGTTATAAGGTTATGGATGCGCCGGAAAGAAAAGAAGAGGTATCCGGTGAAATAATTAACTGCGTCATTGATGCAAAGGAACTGGATAGTAAAGTCTCAGTAATAGATATTATTGCGAAAGAGAAAGAGCAGTTTATTGAAGCCTCTGATGTACTGGTAGTTGCTGGCAGAGGTGTCAAAAAAGAAGAAGATCTTGAGCTGTTAAAAGAACTTGCTGATATACTGGGTGGTCAGCTTGCCTGTACTCGTCCAGTGATGGAAGCGGGCTGGCTGGCAGCCAAATGCCAGGTGGGCTTAAGCGGCCGTACGGTAAGGCCGAAGCTGATTATAACCTGCGGTGTATCCGGCTCTGTCCAGTTTACGGCAGGTATGAATAATGCTGAACAGATTATTGCCATTAACAAAGATGAAAATGCACCAATTTTTAAAACTGCTCATTATTGCCTGATTGGGGATCTGTATGAAATCCTGCCGGAGATCATCGGCCGGATAAAAGCCGGTAAACCTGTCAGTGCTTGA
- a CDS encoding electron transfer flavoprotein subunit beta/FixA family protein — MNILVCIKQVPDSNKVEVDPVTGVLKRNGVESKMNPYDLYALETALRIREKTGGSITAITMGPGQATGIIREAFAMGVDNGVLISDRKFGGADVLATSYTLSQGIKQSGEFDLILCGKQTTDGDTAQVGPEVAEWLGIPSLSNVSRIVEQKESSLVVEMDMTHDIEVAEIQYPCLLAVDKDIFIPRLPSYVKKQETKDREIKVITLADLEDKEEKNYGLNGSPTQVQRIFPPQVNNHREVWNGEGKELAEQLFHKLNELKFA; from the coding sequence ATGAATATTTTAGTATGCATTAAGCAGGTTCCGGACAGTAATAAGGTGGAAGTGGATCCGGTTACCGGTGTGTTGAAACGAAACGGGGTGGAATCCAAGATGAACCCTTATGATTTATATGCGTTAGAAACTGCACTGCGTATCAGAGAGAAAACCGGCGGAAGTATTACAGCAATTACTATGGGACCGGGGCAGGCGACTGGAATTATAAGAGAAGCTTTTGCCATGGGAGTAGATAACGGAGTGCTGATATCTGATCGTAAATTTGGCGGAGCCGATGTACTGGCTACCAGCTATACCCTTTCACAGGGTATAAAACAAAGTGGGGAATTTGATTTGATTCTCTGCGGAAAACAGACCACCGACGGAGATACCGCGCAGGTAGGACCTGAAGTAGCAGAATGGCTGGGGATTCCAAGTCTGTCCAATGTATCCAGGATAGTTGAACAAAAAGAGAGCTCCTTAGTAGTGGAGATGGATATGACCCATGACATTGAAGTAGCAGAAATACAGTATCCCTGTCTGCTGGCAGTGGATAAAGACATATTTATCCCAAGGCTTCCCTCCTATGTAAAGAAACAGGAAACAAAGGACAGAGAAATTAAAGTGATTACCCTTGCAGACCTGGAGGATAAAGAGGAGAAAAACTATGGCTTAAATGGCTCCCCCACACAAGTGCAAAGAATTTTTCCGCCTCAGGTCAATAATCATAGAGAAGTGTGGAATGGAGAGGGAAAAGAACTGGCTGAACAGTTGTTTCATAAATTAAATGAATTAAAATTTGCCTGA
- a CDS encoding L-lactate permease: protein MIFEFVMALLPIIWLIIALTALKIPGFKACTIALAIAYVLAVFVWKMPFIDSLGAVAEGAALALWPIIIVIIAAIFTYNVCVATGKMEIIKKMLANVTKDKRVLVLIIAWGFGGFMEGMAGFGTAVAIPASMLVGLGFPSVFAAIVCLIANATPTAFGSIGIPTTTLAKITGINVIDLSTNTVILLAVLIILTPFVLVFLTGKSKNSLKGITLITLISGFSFLLPEYLVARYLGAELPVVIGAVCSMAATVLAARIFGKGRVDDKYILEGRQEVKVTVKEALVAWSPFILIFAFLLITSKMAGSFNELLASVKTTVSIYQGKGSSPYTFSWLATPGLWILLSAFIGGKIQGLSIKEMLVLLKKTILQMMKTVITIIAIMATAKLMGYSGMIASISLVFVTYTGSFYPFFAPFLGAIGTFVTGSGTSASVLFGGLQAETSAALGLNQAWITASNTAGAVMAKMISPQSIAVAVAAVSLEGKENMLLKGTIKYFVLFVIIVGVITYVGARLLA, encoded by the coding sequence ATGATTTTCGAATTTGTTATGGCATTGTTACCGATTATCTGGCTAATCATTGCTCTGACAGCTTTAAAAATCCCGGGGTTTAAAGCATGTACCATCGCTCTGGCAATTGCATATGTACTTGCCGTATTTGTATGGAAGATGCCGTTTATTGACAGTCTGGGTGCAGTTGCGGAGGGGGCCGCACTTGCTTTATGGCCAATTATCATTGTTATAATTGCTGCTATTTTTACTTACAACGTCTGTGTTGCTACCGGCAAAATGGAAATAATCAAAAAAATGCTGGCCAACGTCACGAAAGACAAAAGAGTGTTAGTACTTATTATTGCATGGGGTTTTGGTGGTTTTATGGAAGGTATGGCAGGCTTTGGCACTGCGGTTGCCATTCCGGCAAGTATGCTGGTTGGTCTTGGCTTTCCTTCGGTATTCGCAGCTATTGTCTGTCTGATAGCTAATGCAACACCGACAGCTTTTGGTTCCATTGGTATTCCCACTACCACCCTGGCGAAAATTACCGGTATTAATGTAATTGATCTGTCTACCAATACGGTAATTTTATTAGCCGTGCTAATTATCCTAACACCCTTTGTATTGGTATTCCTAACAGGAAAATCAAAGAATTCTTTAAAGGGAATCACTCTTATCACTCTGATTTCCGGTTTTTCCTTTCTGCTTCCGGAGTATTTGGTTGCAAGATATCTGGGAGCAGAGTTGCCGGTGGTAATCGGAGCGGTCTGCTCTATGGCTGCCACCGTATTGGCAGCAAGGATCTTTGGTAAAGGAAGGGTGGATGATAAGTATATTCTGGAGGGCAGGCAGGAAGTGAAGGTAACTGTGAAAGAAGCCTTGGTTGCCTGGAGTCCCTTCATCCTGATTTTTGCATTCCTCTTAATTACTTCGAAAATGGCAGGCTCCTTTAACGAACTGCTGGCATCCGTAAAAACAACGGTAAGTATCTATCAGGGGAAAGGAAGCTCACCATATACCTTTTCCTGGCTTGCAACTCCTGGTTTGTGGATTCTTTTGTCCGCCTTTATCGGTGGAAAGATTCAGGGACTGAGTATAAAGGAAATGTTAGTACTCCTAAAGAAAACGATCCTTCAGATGATGAAGACGGTCATAACAATTATTGCTATTATGGCAACAGCAAAATTAATGGGATACAGCGGTATGATTGCTTCCATCTCACTTGTATTTGTGACCTACACCGGTTCCTTCTACCCCTTCTTTGCACCTTTTCTCGGGGCAATCGGAACCTTTGTGACTGGAAGCGGAACCTCTGCCAGCGTATTGTTTGGCGGTTTGCAGGCGGAAACCTCTGCAGCACTTGGACTTAATCAGGCATGGATTACAGCCTCTAATACAGCCGGTGCGGTTATGGCCAAGATGATTTCACCTCAGAGCATAGCGGTTGCGGTAGCAGCAGTTAGTTTGGAGGGAAAGGAAAATATGCTGTTAAAGGGAACCATTAAATATTTTGTCCTTTTTGTAATCATAGTTGGGGTTATTACTTATGTCGGCGCAAGATTGCTGGCATAA
- a CDS encoding FadR/GntR family transcriptional regulator, producing the protein MEEYGTQEKSYMKVINYIKKQIRLGELSIGGKLPAERELSEILGISRNSVREAIRTLDNMGVISSQQGAGNFLTGNFENNLVESLSMMFLLNQIDYRQVSELRRALEMEALMLAIDNITDEEIQSLVKIISQLEADTEANNVVLDKKMHYNIALASKNTLIINILQALSEVLDKFIVDLRREILSQEDSRKILMEAHNGMIESLITRDKNLAYESINKHFGIIDEKLKDNDLKMI; encoded by the coding sequence ATGGAAGAATACGGAACACAGGAAAAGTCCTATATGAAAGTTATAAATTACATAAAAAAACAAATACGTTTGGGAGAATTAAGTATAGGAGGAAAACTGCCGGCGGAAAGAGAACTGTCAGAGATACTTGGTATCAGCCGGAATTCTGTAAGAGAGGCAATCCGGACGCTGGATAATATGGGGGTAATCTCAAGCCAGCAGGGAGCAGGCAATTTTCTGACCGGTAACTTTGAGAATAATCTGGTAGAATCGCTGTCCATGATGTTTCTGCTGAATCAGATAGATTACCGGCAGGTCAGTGAATTAAGAAGAGCTTTGGAAATGGAAGCACTGATGCTGGCAATTGACAATATTACGGATGAGGAAATCCAGTCCCTGGTAAAGATTATATCTCAGCTGGAGGCGGATACAGAAGCTAACAATGTGGTGCTGGATAAGAAAATGCACTATAATATAGCGCTGGCTTCCAAGAATACGCTTATCATCAATATCCTTCAGGCTCTTTCAGAGGTATTGGATAAATTCATTGTAGACCTTAGGAGAGAAATCTTAAGCCAGGAAGACAGCAGAAAAATTCTGATGGAGGCCCACAATGGAATGATAGAAAGTTTAATTACCAGGGATAAAAATCTGGCTTATGAATCTATTAACAAACATTTTGGTATAATTGACGAAAAATTAAAAGATAATGACCTGAAAATGATATAA
- a CDS encoding PEP/pyruvate-binding domain-containing protein yields the protein MKKEDVSVVGGKGANLSEMFNAGFPVPDGFCITGDAFDEYMKRNGFDQQASAYSETLSSEIAEGQLWATLEKEINECYATLGQNMRVAVRSSATAEDLPEASFAGQQETYLNVVGREPLMIAVKKCFASLYSTRAVTYRKQANFDTVKVSLAVVIQKMVESEVSGVLFTADPVSQSSGQMMLNASWGLGEAIVSGKVTPDIYIYSKKRNRIVDKKMGDKDILICYGNTGIEERRTPLEQRNRFCLNDKQALEVFTMGQRVEQHYGSPQDIEWAISDGKLYLLQSRPITTLKKANERQPELSASQKAVLNNWIEHCPTPLYPLDIEPCEIIDRAKSKVFQELGISIGGALNMDENGILSFSASTIRISPRILNIPFLLRQYTNYAVNSSNTNGAFSKIKKELEEISAVDVSQLSVTALIQQVKALMNLSEEIAYIRFRYNIFPSVAVSKLLYPNLRRIDKKINEFDLLSDLPYKTWELNVALRKLAAYIQDYKELNRAITNHKIMDSSAIKTIRNDYPDFSDRLQNFINEFGWKSSSSYCAFCSVSWHEDMIPLFSLIKALLQSDNKDLGNNKYQAILEKITRCFSANKAAKVHKKIEEIRGYHVNREESLYLIEMCYGLARRAVFELELRFPEIFMQPKDILFLTLEEIYALSAGTQNYRKQITVRKASRPQNEKLWSSLSLVGKVNSENVLRGVSGNRGICQGKVKRILTLQEFDKMQQGDILVCRYTDPSWTPLFVLASAVVSDTGGPLSHSAIVAREYNIPAVLGCGNATEILQDGQEIVVNGDKGIVQLCYKGPV from the coding sequence TTTAATGCCGGTTTTCCTGTTCCCGATGGCTTTTGCATTACAGGAGATGCGTTTGACGAATACATGAAGCGTAATGGTTTTGACCAGCAAGCATCGGCTTATAGTGAAACGCTTAGCTCTGAAATCGCGGAAGGACAGCTTTGGGCTACATTAGAGAAAGAAATTAATGAGTGCTATGCAACGCTCGGGCAAAATATGCGAGTTGCTGTCCGCTCCTCAGCTACAGCCGAGGATTTGCCAGAGGCAAGCTTCGCCGGACAGCAGGAAACCTATCTTAACGTTGTTGGTAGGGAGCCGCTTATGATCGCAGTCAAGAAGTGCTTCGCTTCTCTGTATTCTACCCGTGCTGTGACATATCGGAAACAGGCAAACTTTGATACCGTGAAAGTATCTTTGGCGGTCGTGATTCAAAAGATGGTGGAAAGTGAAGTGTCGGGCGTTCTTTTTACCGCCGATCCTGTCAGTCAGAGTTCAGGTCAAATGATGCTTAATGCTTCATGGGGTCTTGGAGAAGCGATTGTTTCAGGAAAAGTAACACCGGATATCTATATATACAGCAAAAAGCGCAACCGTATAGTCGATAAAAAAATGGGTGATAAAGATATTTTGATCTGCTATGGCAACACAGGAATCGAGGAAAGAAGAACACCTTTGGAGCAAAGAAACCGCTTTTGCCTGAATGACAAACAAGCACTTGAAGTTTTTACAATGGGTCAGAGGGTTGAACAACATTATGGAAGCCCACAGGATATCGAATGGGCTATTTCAGACGGCAAGTTGTACTTATTACAGTCCCGCCCAATTACTACTTTAAAAAAAGCAAATGAAAGACAGCCGGAGCTTTCCGCATCACAAAAAGCTGTGCTCAATAACTGGATTGAGCATTGCCCTACGCCTCTTTACCCTTTGGATATAGAACCGTGTGAAATCATAGATCGGGCAAAATCAAAAGTTTTTCAGGAATTAGGTATTTCCATTGGTGGTGCGCTGAATATGGACGAAAACGGGATACTATCCTTCTCAGCAAGTACGATACGTATTTCTCCACGAATTCTGAATATCCCTTTTTTATTGCGGCAGTATACAAATTATGCGGTGAATTCTTCAAATACAAACGGTGCATTTTCCAAGATAAAAAAAGAGCTGGAAGAAATATCTGCGGTAGATGTTTCCCAGCTATCAGTCACTGCGCTGATTCAGCAAGTAAAGGCTTTGATGAACTTATCGGAAGAAATTGCATACATACGTTTTCGCTATAATATCTTCCCGTCTGTTGCTGTTTCCAAGTTGCTTTATCCGAACTTGCGCCGGATAGATAAAAAGATTAATGAATTCGATCTGCTGAGCGACTTGCCTTATAAAACATGGGAACTGAATGTCGCATTAAGAAAGCTGGCCGCTTATATTCAAGATTATAAAGAGTTAAACAGAGCTATTACGAATCATAAAATTATGGATAGCAGTGCCATAAAAACCATTCGGAACGACTATCCTGATTTTTCCGACAGGTTGCAAAATTTTATCAATGAGTTCGGATGGAAATCAAGTAGCAGCTACTGTGCATTTTGCTCCGTATCATGGCATGAGGATATGATTCCGCTCTTTTCTTTGATAAAAGCTTTGTTACAGTCTGATAACAAGGATTTAGGAAACAACAAATATCAGGCAATCCTTGAGAAAATCACAAGGTGCTTTTCTGCAAATAAAGCCGCCAAGGTGCATAAGAAGATTGAGGAAATTCGAGGGTATCATGTCAACCGGGAAGAAAGTCTTTACCTGATAGAGATGTGCTATGGATTAGCACGCAGAGCAGTTTTTGAACTGGAGCTTCGGTTTCCGGAAATATTTATGCAGCCAAAGGATATTCTTTTTCTTACACTAGAAGAAATATATGCACTGTCTGCTGGGACTCAAAATTATAGGAAGCAAATTACGGTTAGAAAGGCAAGCCGCCCTCAAAACGAAAAATTGTGGAGCAGCCTTTCGCTTGTCGGAAAGGTTAATAGCGAAAATGTGTTAAGAGGTGTATCAGGTAATAGAGGTATCTGCCAAGGAAAAGTTAAAAGAATTCTTACCTTGCAGGAATTTGATAAAATGCAGCAAGGTGACATTCTAGTTTGCCGATATACTGACCCTTCATGGACGCCATTGTTTGTTTTAGCGTCCGCGGTCGTATCCGATACCGGAGGGCCTCTGTCCCATAGCGCTATTGTAGCAAGGGAATATAATATCCCTGCGGTCTTAGGCTGTGGCAACGCAACCGAAATATTACAGGATGGACAAGAAATTGTTGTTAATGGTGATAAGGGTATTGTTCAGCTCTGTTATAAAGGTCCCGTATAA